The Candidatus Lernaella stagnicola sequence CGACGCATCGCCAAACACAAAGTCGACTGCTGGCTGATCAACACCGGCTGGACCGGGGGCCCCTTCGGCACCGGTCACCGCATCCCGATCCAACACACCCGCGCCATGATCCACGCCGCACTGGAAGGCAAACTGGACGACGCCACCTTCACACCCGACCCCGTCTTCGGCGTGCTCGTACCAGAAAACGTGCCCGGCGTACCCAGCGACGTGCTGCAACCACGCAACACCTGGAAAGACAAACGCGCCTACGACCGCCAAGCACGCAAACTGGCCCAACTGTTCGCAGATAACTTCACCCAATTCGCCGACGAAGCACGCGACGCCGTCAACGCCGCCGCGCCGCGCGTGAAGTAATCACCGAACAGGTAGGGGGTTTTCCACCCCCTAGAACCCCCGACCAGGAGGCAGCGCCCCCTGGACCCGCGGGGTTATGCGCCGATTTCGCGAACTTCGTTCCGACGAAACCGGCGCGGGCGGGAGCATGACTGCAGCGCCCGAATTCGACGGGGCACCGGTCAACACGAGGTACGTGTTGCTACTTAAGAACGGAATCGCGAGCCGAGCGTTTTGTATTTGCCGGTCCAGGGGATGCTATCCCCTGGCGGGGGATTGTAAGGGGGTAGAACCCCCTTACACCCGCAAGATACCGCGCCGAACAGGTAGGGGGTTTTCCACCCCCTAGAACCCCCCGACCAGGAGGCAGCGCCCCCTGGACCCGCGGGGTTATGCGCCGATTTCGCGAACTTCGTTCCGACGAAACCGGCGCTGGCGGGTAACAGATTCAGCTTTCAAGTCGGTTCGCTTTTGTTCGCTCATCCGTTTCGTGATAAAGAGAATATTTCTTACCAGAATCGGGGAGAATCTCATGCAGGAAGGCGACATTATTTCTCACACCGAAATGTGTTCGGCGGAAAGCCGTAACTTGCAGCAGGGGATGAATTTTCATGTGAGTGATCGACCATACAGCGTCGTTCTGATGAGCATTCGCCGGGGTTCTCCCTATGAAGACGAAGTGACGGATGCCGGTCGAGTTCTTGTCTATGAGGGTCACGACGTCAAGAAGTCCGACACTGTTCCGGTTCCCAAAATGGTTGATCAACCGTTGCGGAATCAATCGGGTTCGTTAACTCAAAACGGTCGCTTCTACGAAGCAGCGAAGTCACATTCTCAAGACAATACGACGCCGCGTCTGGTCAAGGTATATGAGAAAATTAAATCGGGTATCTGGGTCTATAACGGCTTTTTTGCCCTTGTAGACGCTTGGCAAGAAACACAAAACGGAAGAAAAGTGTTCAAGTTTCGGCTCGAAAAAGTCAAAACTGGTCCGGCCGGTTCTTCCGAGTACGAAAATAGTTCTTTGGTTAGCGAGTCAACGGTAAACCGCATGATTCCCTCCCCGGTTAAGCGTGAAGTATGGAAGCGCGATAAGGGCCGTTGCGTAAAGTGCGGTAGCAATCAGAACATCCATTTCGACCATATCATCCCGTTTTCAAAAGGCGGCTCTTCAACTACGGCGAAGAATATTCAAATATTGTGCGCACGCTGCAACCTGGCGAAACACGACAAGATTGAATGAAAGACTTCTATTGTTGAAAACAAAACGCTCGGCAACGGTGCGAAGCAGCGAGCCGAGCGTTTTATATTTGCCGGTCCAGGGGATGCTATCCCCTGGCGGGGGATCGTAAGGGGGCAGCGCCCCCTTACACCCTATCCATTCACCTGCGGTTTACTCTGCCGAAGCGAGGTTTTGCATGGTCATCATGGATGACTCTTGCAGGCTGCTGACGAATTTGCCGTCTGTCATATCGTTGATTTTGTCCCAGTGCGCGGCGACGTCTTCGATGGACACGCCGTCTTTGAGGGGGATGGCTGCACCGGGGGCGCGCATCCATTTGACGCGGCCGATGACGCCGGCACCGACTTCATAGATGCCGCCGGTGCTTTGGTTTTGTTCGCTGCACAGGAAGGCGACCAGTGGCGAGACGTATTCGGGTTTGAGTTTTTCGACCAATTCGGGCGGCAGGACGGTTTCGGTCATGCGGCTGCCGGCGATGGGTGCGATGATGTTGACCAGCACGTTTCGTTTTTGGCCTTCGTGGGCCAGTGTGAGGCCGAGGCCGACGAGGCCCATTTTGGCCATGGAGTAGTTGGCTTGGCCGAAGTTGCCGTAGAGGCCGGCGGCGGAGGTCGTCATGATGATGCGGCCGTATTGTTGGTCGCGCAGGTGCGGCCAGGCGGCTTTGGTGACCATGTAGGAGCCTCTGACGTGCACCTCGTAGACGAGGTTCCAGTCGTCGTCGGTCATTTTGTGGAAGGAAACGTCGCGCAGGATGCCGGCGTTGTTGACGACGATATCGATGCGCCCGAAGGCGTCCATGGCGGTTTCGACGATCTTCGCGCCGTCCAGGACGTTGTCGTAATTGGCGACGGCTTCGCCGCCGGCGGCTTTGATTTCGGCCACGACGTCGTCGGCTGGGGCGCTGGAGCCGTCTTTTTCGCCGCGCCAGCCACCGCCCAGGTCGTTGACGACGACTTTGGCGCCGCGGGATCCCAGCAGCAGGGCGTGCGAGCGACCGAGGCCGCGCCCGGCGCCGGTGATGATGGCAACTTTGCTGTCTAGACGAATTTTACTCATGATTCCCCCTCCCCCTTGGGTGGTTTTGGTTCCGCTTAGTGAGAACCCGCATCATCTCACCGTGCCGCGCGTTCGTCCAGACCCGGCACGGCCGGCTGGGGCCGTTTGGGAAGTTCAAATCGTGATGGGGATCCGGTCGTTCCCAGGATCGACGGCTTCGATCGGAAGTCGCTGTTTTTGTTGCCACAATCCAACGGGCGGTTTGTGATTCCTCTTCTCCTTATCGCCGCGGACGCGTCGCGAATCCACCTGCGCTTTGAGTGTCAACAACGCTCACTATATACGCGCCGCAACGTCTCCCCCC is a genomic window containing:
- a CDS encoding phosphoenolpyruvate carboxykinase (ATP); amino-acid sequence: RRIAKHKVDCWLINTGWTGGPFGTGHRIPIQHTRAMIHAALEGKLDDATFTPDPVFGVLVPENVPGVPSDVLQPRNTWKDKRAYDRQARKLAQLFADNFTQFADEARDAVNAAAPRVK
- a CDS encoding HNH endonuclease — its product is MQEGDIISHTEMCSAESRNLQQGMNFHVSDRPYSVVLMSIRRGSPYEDEVTDAGRVLVYEGHDVKKSDTVPVPKMVDQPLRNQSGSLTQNGRFYEAAKSHSQDNTTPRLVKVYEKIKSGIWVYNGFFALVDAWQETQNGRKVFKFRLEKVKTGPAGSSEYENSSLVSESTVNRMIPSPVKREVWKRDKGRCVKCGSNQNIHFDHIIPFSKGGSSTTAKNIQILCARCNLAKHDKIE
- a CDS encoding SDR family oxidoreductase, with amino-acid sequence MSKIRLDSKVAIITGAGRGLGRSHALLLGSRGAKVVVNDLGGGWRGEKDGSSAPADDVVAEIKAAGGEAVANYDNVLDGAKIVETAMDAFGRIDIVVNNAGILRDVSFHKMTDDDWNLVYEVHVRGSYMVTKAAWPHLRDQQYGRIIMTTSAAGLYGNFGQANYSMAKMGLVGLGLTLAHEGQKRNVLVNIIAPIAGSRMTETVLPPELVEKLKPEYVSPLVAFLCSEQNQSTGGIYEVGAGVIGRVKWMRAPGAAIPLKDGVSIEDVAAHWDKINDMTDGKFVSSLQESSMMTMQNLASAE